One Henckelia pumila chloroplast, complete genome DNA window includes the following coding sequences:
- the ndhH gene encoding NADH dehydrogenase subunit H: MIASTTRKDLMIVNMGPHHPSMHGVLRLIVTLDGEDVIDCEPILGYLHRGMEKIAENRTIIQYLPYVTRWDYLATMFTEAITVNGPEQLGNIQVPQRASYIRAIMLELSRIASHLLWLGPFMADIGAQTPFFYIFRERELIYDLFEASTGMRMMHNYFRIGGVAADLPHGWIDKCLDFCDYFLTGVAEYQKLITRNPIFLERVEGVGIIGAEEALNWGLSGPMLRASGIQWDLRKVDRYECYDEFDWEVQWQKEGDSLARYLVRISEMTESIKIIQQALEGIPGGPYENLEIRRFDRIKNPEWNDFQYRFISKKPSPTFELSKQELYVRVEAPKGELGIFMIGDQSVFPWRWKIRPPGFINLQILPQLVKRMKLADIMTILGSIDIIMGEVDR, from the coding sequence ATGATTGCATCAACTACAAGAAAAGACCTGATGATAGTCAATATGGGCCCTCACCACCCATCAATGCATGGTGTTCTTCGACTGATAGTTACTCTCGACGGTGAAGATGTTATTGACTGTGAACCAATATTGGGTTATTTACATAGAGGGATGGAGAAAATTGCCGAAAATCGAACAATTATACAATATTTGCCTTATGTAACGCGTTGGGATTATTTAGCTACTATGTTCACAGAAGCAATAACTGTAAATGGACCGGAACAGCTAGGCAATATTCAAGTACCTCAAAGGGCTAGCTATATCAGAGCTATTATGTTGGAGTTGAGTCGTATCGCTTCCCATTTGTTATGGCTTGGCCCTTTTATGGCAGATATTGGGGCACAGACTCCTTTCTTCTATATTTTTCGAGAACGAGAATTGATATATGACCTATTCGAAGCTTCCACCGGTATGCGCATGATGCATAATTATTTTCGTATCGGAGGAGTAGCTGCTGATCTACCTCATGGCTGGATAGATAAATGTTTGGATTTTTGCGATTATTTTTTAACCGGGGTTGCTGAATATCAAAAACTTATTACACGGAATCCCATTTTTTTAGAACGAGTTGAAGGCGTAGGCATTATTGGCGCAGAAGAAGCACTAAATTGGGGTTTATCAGGACCAATGCTACGAGCTTCCGGAATACAATGGGATCTTCGTAAAGTTGATCGTTATGAGTGTTACGACGAATTTGATTGGGAGGTTCAATGGCAAAAAGAAGGGGATTCATTAGCGCGTTATTTAGTACGAATCAGTGAAATGACAGAATCCATAAAAATTATCCAACAGGCCCTGGAAGGAATTCCAGGGGGACCCTACGAGAATTTAGAAATCCGACGCTTTGATAGAATAAAAAACCCTGAATGGAATGATTTTCAATATCGATTTATTAGTAAAAAACCTTCTCCAACTTTTGAATTGTCGAAGCAAGAACTTTATGTAAGAGTTGAAGCACCAAAAGGCGAATTGGGAATTTTTATGATAGGAGATCAGAGTGTTTTTCCTTGGAGATGGAAAATTAGACCGCCGGGTTTTATCAACTTGCAAATTCTTCCTCAGTTAGTTAAAAGAATGAAATTG
- the rps15 gene encoding ribosomal protein S15 yields the protein MVKNSFISIISQKENRGSVEFQVFSFTTKIRRLTSHLELHKKDSSSQRGLRKILGKRQRLLAYLSKKNIGRYKELIGELGIREIKTR from the coding sequence ATGGTCAAAAATTCATTCATTTCGATTATTTCTCAAAAAGAAAACAGAGGATCTGTTGAATTTCAAGTATTCAGTTTCACCACTAAAATAAGGAGACTTACTTCACATTTGGAATTGCACAAAAAGGATTCTTCATCTCAAAGAGGTTTGCGAAAAATTTTGGGAAAACGTCAACGACTACTGGCTTATTTGTCAAAAAAGAATATAGGGCGTTATAAAGAATTAATTGGTGAGTTGGGTATTCGAGAAATAAAAACTCGTTAA